In Pseudomonadota bacterium, one genomic interval encodes:
- a CDS encoding thioredoxin domain-containing protein — protein sequence MNRLADSPSPYLQQHAGQPVHWWPWCKEALAAAREKDLPVLLSIGYSACHWCHVMSSESFEDPDTAEVLNENFVSIKVDREERPDLDRIYQLSHQVITEHPGGWPLTLVLDPHSQTPFFAGTYFPSSGRDGVPGFRDVLTNISKAWETKRDQLDDQTERLRDFLSRSTQVTATDRPLSMSPAGAALSNLQRQYDPIHGGFGSAPKFPNPPLLRFLLSWSSFDPEQQSAADRMLENTLSRMAGGGLFDQLGGGFFRYSVDGAWGVPHYEKMASDNAQLLWLYALAGERFRRDDFIQVARQTAAFMERELASAGGGFVTALDADSEGKEGQHYLWTREELTANLSDIEAQIAGACWGFDQPANMDGERWHLGSGKPLTKVARRMGIGRSLAEECLYNARKKLLGHRRLRPAPARDDKVLSGVNGLTVSALAAAARVTGDPALLAAAQRSLDFVRSRLWEGGRLLAVSRGSRTYQMAFLDDHAFLLDGVLELLSVSFRPADLAFAKQLARSLLTHFEDPYQGGFFFTANDHEPLIQRPRPMQDDATPAGNAVAARSLLRLGRLLDNLVFVNAAERTLKSAWDELQRAPQACGAMLEALDEWLNPPALLIMRGDAEQVQDLQKSLRARGTVRDQVYALDPASLIERYPAKGTFTAYRCEGTQCSAPIVDPADLAAA from the coding sequence TTGAATCGCCTGGCCGACTCGCCCAGCCCCTATCTCCAGCAGCATGCCGGCCAGCCGGTGCACTGGTGGCCGTGGTGCAAGGAGGCGCTGGCAGCAGCGCGAGAGAAAGATCTGCCGGTGCTCCTGTCCATCGGCTACTCCGCGTGTCATTGGTGCCACGTGATGTCCAGCGAGTCGTTCGAGGACCCGGACACGGCGGAGGTCCTGAACGAGAACTTCGTTTCCATCAAGGTCGATCGCGAGGAACGGCCCGATCTCGACCGAATCTACCAGCTCAGCCATCAGGTGATCACGGAGCATCCGGGCGGCTGGCCGCTGACCCTCGTGCTCGATCCGCATTCGCAGACGCCGTTTTTCGCCGGGACCTACTTTCCGTCGAGCGGGCGGGACGGGGTGCCGGGCTTTCGGGATGTGCTCACCAACATCAGCAAGGCCTGGGAAACGAAACGGGACCAGCTCGATGATCAAACCGAGCGGCTGCGAGATTTTCTGTCTCGCTCTACCCAGGTCACGGCCACCGATCGGCCCCTGTCGATGAGCCCGGCGGGCGCGGCGCTCAGCAATCTCCAGCGCCAGTACGACCCCATCCATGGCGGCTTCGGGTCAGCGCCGAAATTCCCCAATCCGCCGCTGCTCCGTTTCCTGCTGAGCTGGTCTTCGTTCGATCCCGAACAACAGTCGGCTGCCGATCGCATGCTCGAGAACACGCTGAGCCGCATGGCCGGCGGCGGCCTGTTCGATCAGCTGGGTGGAGGCTTTTTCCGCTACAGCGTCGACGGCGCCTGGGGTGTCCCGCACTACGAAAAAATGGCCAGCGACAACGCGCAGCTGCTCTGGCTCTACGCGCTGGCCGGCGAGCGTTTCAGACGCGACGACTTTATCCAGGTGGCGCGCCAGACTGCGGCATTCATGGAGCGCGAGCTGGCTTCAGCCGGTGGCGGTTTTGTCACCGCGCTGGACGCGGACTCAGAAGGCAAGGAAGGTCAGCACTACCTCTGGACCCGCGAGGAGCTGACCGCCAATCTCAGCGACATTGAGGCGCAGATTGCCGGGGCGTGCTGGGGTTTTGACCAGCCGGCGAATATGGACGGCGAGCGATGGCACCTGGGATCAGGAAAGCCGCTGACCAAGGTGGCGCGACGAATGGGTATCGGTCGATCGCTGGCGGAGGAGTGCCTGTATAACGCGCGGAAAAAATTGCTTGGGCACCGCCGTCTTCGCCCCGCGCCGGCACGTGACGACAAGGTGCTGAGCGGTGTTAACGGGTTGACCGTCAGCGCGCTAGCCGCCGCGGCGCGCGTGACCGGAGATCCCGCGCTGCTGGCCGCGGCGCAGCGGTCACTCGACTTTGTGCGGTCCCGTCTCTGGGAGGGAGGCCGCCTGCTGGCGGTGTCGCGAGGTTCGCGAACCTATCAAATGGCGTTCCTCGACGACCACGCCTTTTTGCTGGACGGGGTGCTGGAGCTCCTGAGCGTATCCTTCCGGCCGGCCGATCTGGCCTTTGCCAAACAACTGGCTCGATCGCTGCTGACTCACTTTGAAGACCCGTATCAGGGGGGCTTCTTCTTCACCGCCAACGACCACGAGCCTCTGATTCAGCGTCCGAGGCCGATGCAGGATGACGCGACGCCGGCCGGCAACGCCGTGGCTGCTCGAAGCCTGCTGCGCCTGGGCCGCCTGCTCGACAACCTGGTGTTTGTAAACGCCGCGGAACGAACGCTCAAAAGCGCGTGGGACGAGCTGCAGCGTGCGCCGCAGGCGTGCGGCGCCATGCTCGAGGCGCTGGACGAGTGGCTGAACCCGCCGGCGCTGCTGATCATGCGGGGTGACGCGGAACAGGTCCAGGATCTGCAGAAGTCACTGCGCGCCCGGGGCACGGTCCGCGATCAGGTTTATGCGCTGGACCCAGCGTCGCTCATCGAACGCTACCCGGCCAAGGGCACGTTCACTGCGTATCGCTGTGAGGGGACGCAGTGCTCGGCGCCGATTGTTGACCCCGCTGACCTGGCGGCAGCCTGA
- the lgt gene encoding prolipoprotein diacylglyceryl transferase, with amino-acid sequence MPFLVDFDPVAVQLGPLKVHWYGLMYLLGFLTFLLLGNYRARQPGSDWTEAEVSDFLFYGVLGVVLGGRIGYLLFYDFGAVVDDPHRIYQIWNGGMSFHGGLIGVGVAFAWFARKTGKPYHRIADFVIPMVAPGLFFGRIGNFIGGELWGRQSDVPWAMIFPQSITPALSPEALKAEYLDGNLNAFARHPSQLYEALLEGLVLFAIVWVYSSRRRPPLAVTGLFFVGYGVFRSAVEWFREPDRDIGFLAGGWLTMGQLLSWPLIAVGVVMLALAFRQRPLKNS; translated from the coding sequence ATGCCGTTTCTCGTCGATTTTGACCCGGTTGCCGTTCAGCTCGGGCCCCTGAAGGTGCACTGGTACGGCCTGATGTACCTGCTGGGGTTTTTGACCTTTTTGCTGCTGGGCAACTACCGGGCACGCCAGCCCGGCAGCGACTGGACCGAGGCTGAAGTCAGCGATTTCCTGTTTTATGGCGTCCTGGGCGTGGTGCTGGGAGGACGCATCGGCTACCTGCTCTTCTACGATTTCGGGGCGGTCGTGGACGACCCTCATCGCATTTATCAGATCTGGAACGGTGGTATGTCGTTTCATGGCGGCCTGATCGGCGTGGGCGTTGCGTTCGCCTGGTTTGCCAGAAAGACCGGCAAGCCCTACCACCGGATTGCTGATTTTGTGATTCCAATGGTGGCGCCCGGGTTGTTTTTCGGCCGGATCGGCAACTTCATCGGTGGCGAACTCTGGGGACGCCAGAGCGACGTGCCCTGGGCAATGATTTTCCCGCAGTCGATCACCCCGGCCCTCAGCCCCGAGGCGCTGAAGGCCGAGTATCTGGACGGGAACCTCAACGCATTCGCGCGTCACCCCTCGCAGCTCTACGAAGCCCTGCTGGAAGGGCTGGTGTTGTTCGCCATCGTGTGGGTTTATTCCAGCAGGCGGAGACCACCGCTGGCGGTCACCGGCCTGTTTTTTGTCGGCTACGGCGTGTTTCGCTCTGCGGTTGAATGGTTCCGTGAGCCTGACCGGGATATCGGATTCCTGGCCGGCGGCTGGCTGACCATGGGCCAGCTGCTGTCGTGGCCGCTGATCGCGGTGGGTGTGGTTATGCTGGCCTTGGCCTTCCGCCAACGCCCACTCAAAAACTCCTAA
- a CDS encoding Zn-dependent hydrolase, translating into MTASPKATHFRWRHRSTRLTLPLMLVMSLALAACGPDAAAPGKGAADAGLSSDAAPEAAAPPASREVYTEVRLQAELDHLSANQREMVGLLIDAADIMNGLFWRQAYGDPEPLLEAIGDPALRRFAEINYGPWDRLDANRPFLPGVEEKPAGARFYPPDMTRAEFEDWDQEGKDGLYSIVERNRAGELHLHPYSEIFADELSQAARLLREAADLADDKGFANYLRLRADAFLTNDYFASDMAWMDNKTNPVELVIGPIETYEDQLYGYRAAFEGYVLIKDLAWSERLAHFAQFLPELQRDLPVDDRYKTENPGSDADLNAYDVVYYAGDSNAGSKTIAINLPNDERVQLAKGARRLQLKNAMRAKFDKILLPISEVLITPQQRKHLTFDAFFANTMFHEVAHGLGIKNTLDGSGTVRQALREHASALEEGKADVLGLYMVTGLHERGELEGHLADYYVTFLASIFRSVRFGASSAHGKANMVRFNYFADQGAFTYDPVERVYAVDFDAMAIAMSDLSRLILTLQGDGDYEGTRALLAEKGVVGEALQADLDRLAAAGIPVDIVFRQGKDVLGL; encoded by the coding sequence ATGACCGCGTCGCCCAAAGCCACCCACTTTCGCTGGAGGCATCGCTCGACGCGCCTCACGCTGCCGCTAATGCTGGTCATGTCGCTGGCCCTGGCCGCTTGCGGACCCGATGCCGCCGCACCGGGTAAAGGTGCGGCAGACGCAGGTTTGAGCTCCGACGCGGCGCCTGAAGCCGCGGCCCCGCCAGCCAGCCGAGAGGTCTACACGGAAGTCAGGCTGCAGGCCGAGCTCGACCACCTGTCGGCCAATCAGCGGGAAATGGTCGGCCTGCTGATCGACGCCGCCGATATCATGAACGGCCTGTTCTGGCGCCAGGCCTACGGCGACCCTGAACCGCTGCTGGAGGCGATCGGCGATCCCGCGCTGAGGCGCTTTGCTGAGATCAACTACGGTCCTTGGGACCGACTGGACGCCAACCGACCGTTCCTGCCCGGGGTTGAAGAAAAGCCCGCCGGCGCCCGCTTTTATCCCCCTGATATGACTCGTGCTGAATTCGAAGACTGGGATCAGGAAGGCAAGGACGGACTCTATTCCATCGTTGAGCGCAACCGGGCGGGCGAGCTACACCTCCACCCGTACAGCGAGATCTTTGCCGACGAACTGAGTCAGGCGGCGCGGCTTCTCCGCGAGGCGGCCGACCTGGCGGACGACAAGGGCTTTGCAAATTACCTGAGGCTGCGAGCCGATGCTTTCCTGACCAACGACTACTTTGCGTCCGATATGGCATGGATGGACAACAAGACCAACCCGGTAGAGCTGGTGATCGGTCCGATTGAGACCTACGAGGATCAGCTTTATGGCTATCGGGCCGCGTTCGAGGGTTACGTGCTGATCAAAGACCTGGCGTGGAGCGAACGGCTTGCCCATTTCGCCCAGTTTCTGCCGGAGCTGCAGCGGGATCTACCCGTCGACGACCGCTACAAGACGGAAAACCCGGGCTCCGACGCTGACCTCAACGCTTACGACGTGGTGTATTACGCGGGCGACAGCAACGCGGGTTCCAAGACCATCGCCATCAACCTGCCGAACGATGAGCGAGTCCAGCTCGCCAAAGGCGCCCGTCGGCTACAGCTCAAGAACGCGATGCGGGCCAAGTTCGACAAGATCCTCCTGCCGATCAGCGAGGTGCTGATCACGCCGCAGCAGCGGAAACATCTGACGTTTGACGCCTTTTTCGCCAACACCATGTTCCACGAGGTTGCCCACGGGCTGGGAATCAAAAACACGCTGGACGGCAGCGGCACGGTGCGTCAGGCCCTCCGGGAGCACGCCTCGGCGCTGGAGGAAGGCAAGGCCGACGTTCTGGGTCTCTATATGGTCACCGGACTGCACGAGCGCGGTGAGCTTGAGGGGCACCTGGCGGATTACTACGTGACGTTCCTGGCCAGCATTTTTCGCTCGGTGCGCTTCGGCGCCAGCTCCGCTCACGGCAAGGCCAATATGGTCCGTTTCAACTATTTCGCCGACCAGGGCGCCTTTACCTATGATCCAGTCGAGCGGGTCTACGCGGTGGACTTTGACGCGATGGCGATTGCCATGAGCGACCTGAGCAGGCTGATTCTGACGCTGCAGGGTGATGGTGACTACGAAGGCACGCGCGCACTGCTGGCAGAAAAAGGGGTTGTGGGCGAGGCGCTGCAGGCTGATCTGGACCGATTGGCGGCCGCCGGCATCCCGGTTGATATCGTGTTTCGGCAGGGTAAGGACGTTTTGGGGCTTTAG
- a CDS encoding MFS transporter → MKLLDIRRDEWLPAAASFLYFFFILSSYYTVRPLRDALAVSGGVESMQYLFTATFVCMLAIVPLYGWLTSRLPRRKFLPIVYSFFVLNLLVLHWAFVAFPDSVWLPRVFFVWVSIFNLFVVPVFWSFMADLFAAGQARRLFGAIAAGGSIGAIAGPLLVSLLVDRIGTAGLPLLSAALLVSALVCQFWLLRWSRGRPVQGTRPDPEEAMGGSIFAGFTLPFKYGYLAAFCGIMFLGTFSGSLLYFEQAQVVAERYEGTESMTGLFARLDLLANTLTIVIQLLFTAGIVRWLGLGLTLLLLPALALVGFGVIAVAPVLGVIAVIQALRRAVLFAINNPAVGMLFTVVGPQSRYKFKQFANTVVYRAGDSTGAWTFTGMMASGGGMSAISIVGMFAALLWAVLALSLGRRYQDMLDGKVVIP, encoded by the coding sequence GTGAAACTGCTGGATATCCGGCGAGACGAGTGGCTGCCGGCGGCTGCATCCTTTCTTTATTTCTTTTTTATCCTGTCGAGCTACTACACCGTTCGTCCGCTCCGAGACGCTCTGGCCGTGAGCGGTGGGGTGGAATCGATGCAGTATCTGTTCACCGCAACGTTCGTCTGCATGCTCGCCATTGTGCCGCTCTATGGCTGGTTGACCAGCCGCCTGCCGCGGCGCAAGTTTTTGCCCATCGTCTACAGCTTTTTTGTGCTTAACCTGCTGGTGTTGCACTGGGCTTTTGTGGCGTTCCCGGACAGCGTTTGGCTGCCGCGGGTGTTTTTTGTCTGGGTCAGCATCTTCAACCTGTTTGTGGTGCCGGTGTTCTGGAGTTTCATGGCTGACCTGTTTGCGGCCGGCCAGGCACGCAGGCTGTTCGGGGCCATCGCCGCCGGCGGCAGTATCGGCGCGATTGCCGGACCCCTGCTGGTGAGCCTGCTGGTGGATCGAATCGGCACGGCGGGGCTGCCGCTGCTGTCAGCCGCCCTGCTGGTGTCAGCGTTGGTCTGTCAGTTCTGGCTGCTCCGCTGGTCGCGCGGGCGACCTGTGCAGGGTACCCGCCCCGATCCGGAGGAGGCGATGGGCGGCAGCATCTTTGCCGGCTTCACGCTGCCGTTTAAGTACGGCTACCTCGCGGCGTTTTGCGGGATTATGTTTCTAGGCACCTTTTCAGGATCTCTGCTCTACTTTGAGCAGGCTCAGGTTGTGGCCGAGCGCTATGAGGGAACCGAGTCCATGACAGGCCTGTTTGCCCGGCTCGACCTGCTGGCCAATACCCTGACCATTGTGATCCAGCTGCTGTTTACCGCGGGCATCGTGCGGTGGCTTGGGCTCGGGCTGACGTTACTGCTGCTGCCGGCGCTGGCCCTGGTCGGGTTCGGCGTCATCGCCGTAGCGCCCGTGCTCGGTGTCATCGCCGTGATTCAGGCGCTGCGTCGCGCGGTGCTGTTTGCGATCAATAATCCGGCCGTCGGCATGCTCTTTACGGTCGTCGGACCGCAGTCGCGCTACAAGTTCAAGCAGTTTGCGAACACCGTGGTCTACCGGGCCGGCGACAGCACCGGCGCCTGGACCTTTACCGGCATGATGGCTTCCGGTGGAGGGATGAGCGCCATATCGATTGTCGGCATGTTTGCGGCTTTGCTGTGGGCCGTGCTGGCCCTCTCGCTGGGCCGGCGCTATCAGGACATGCTCGACGGGAAAGTGGTTATCCCCTGA
- a CDS encoding proline--tRNA ligase translates to MRAAQFHITTVKETPADAEIASHQLMLRTAMIRRLTSGIYTWTPLGFRVLRKVENIVREEMNRAGALEMLMPAVQPAELWRESGRWDVFGPQLLKMVDRAEREFCFGPTHEEVISEFARDEIRSYKQLPVNFYQIQTKFRDEIRPRFGVMRAREFIMKDGYSFHLDQASMDETYQRMYDAYSRMCQRMGLEYRAVQADSGAIGGSHSHEFQVIAESGEDAIAYCPDSEYAANVETAEAVPTITERPQASASLEKVATPTQRTIQAVAEHLDVPAAQCLKTLVVADSEGELVILVLRGDHQLNEIKLGRLARFAEGFAMATEAQIQEAFGAEPGFLGPVGTELPVIADRSAALLADFVCGANENGFHFVGANWERDAAITETADLRNVEAGDPSPDGAGTLAMARGIEVGHIFQLGTKYSESMGVTVLDEQGKAQHLLMGCYGIGVSRFVAAAIEQHHDEAGIRWPLAIAPFELALLPMNAHKSHRVREAVEQIYADLQAAGVEVVLDDRGLRPGVMFADWELIGVPHRLVVGEKGLDQGQVEYRARGDSENQFLPLDTLVTEIQDRLAHGG, encoded by the coding sequence ATGCGTGCGGCACAATTTCACATCACCACGGTCAAGGAAACTCCGGCCGATGCGGAGATCGCGAGCCATCAGCTGATGCTTCGGACCGCGATGATACGGCGTCTGACATCCGGCATCTACACGTGGACACCGCTGGGCTTTCGCGTTCTGCGCAAGGTCGAGAACATCGTTCGCGAGGAAATGAACCGGGCCGGGGCGCTGGAGATGCTGATGCCTGCCGTGCAGCCGGCGGAACTCTGGCGAGAGTCCGGCCGCTGGGACGTATTCGGCCCCCAGCTTCTGAAGATGGTGGACCGCGCTGAACGAGAGTTCTGCTTCGGCCCGACGCACGAGGAAGTGATCTCCGAATTTGCGCGCGACGAGATTCGCAGCTACAAACAGCTGCCCGTTAACTTCTACCAGATTCAAACCAAATTTCGCGATGAGATCCGGCCGCGCTTCGGCGTGATGCGGGCGCGCGAATTTATCATGAAAGACGGCTATTCGTTTCATCTGGATCAGGCGTCTATGGACGAAACCTACCAGCGCATGTATGACGCCTACTCGCGGATGTGCCAGCGCATGGGGCTTGAGTATCGGGCCGTCCAGGCAGACTCCGGCGCTATCGGCGGCAGCCACTCCCACGAGTTTCAGGTGATTGCCGAATCGGGTGAAGACGCGATCGCCTACTGTCCCGACAGTGAGTACGCGGCCAACGTGGAAACCGCTGAGGCGGTTCCCACGATCACCGAGCGGCCGCAGGCCAGCGCGTCGCTGGAAAAAGTCGCCACACCAACCCAGCGCACGATCCAGGCCGTGGCCGAGCACCTGGATGTTCCCGCGGCGCAGTGTCTCAAAACGCTGGTGGTGGCCGACAGCGAGGGTGAGCTGGTCATCCTGGTGCTGCGCGGTGATCACCAGCTCAACGAGATCAAGCTCGGCAGGCTCGCGCGCTTTGCCGAAGGTTTTGCGATGGCCACCGAAGCACAGATTCAGGAAGCGTTCGGCGCCGAGCCGGGCTTTCTGGGCCCGGTGGGCACGGAGCTGCCGGTTATCGCCGATCGCAGCGCCGCGCTGCTGGCGGACTTTGTCTGTGGGGCTAACGAAAACGGCTTTCACTTTGTGGGCGCCAACTGGGAGCGCGACGCGGCGATCACCGAAACGGCGGACCTGCGCAACGTGGAAGCGGGCGACCCCAGCCCCGATGGGGCCGGCACGCTGGCGATGGCCCGGGGCATCGAGGTGGGGCACATCTTCCAGCTGGGGACGAAGTACTCCGAGTCGATGGGAGTTACCGTGCTGGATGAACAGGGCAAAGCGCAGCATCTGCTGATGGGCTGCTACGGCATCGGCGTTAGCCGCTTTGTCGCCGCGGCCATCGAGCAGCATCACGACGAGGCTGGCATTCGCTGGCCTTTGGCCATTGCGCCGTTTGAGCTGGCGCTGCTGCCGATGAATGCCCACAAGTCGCATCGGGTGCGAGAGGCGGTCGAGCAAATCTATGCGGATCTTCAGGCGGCCGGCGTTGAGGTGGTGCTGGATGATCGGGGTCTTCGACCCGGCGTGATGTTTGCGGACTGGGAGCTGATCGGCGTGCCCCATCGGCTGGTCGTCGGCGAGAAGGGCCTCGACCAGGGGCAGGTGGAATACCGTGCGCGGGGCGATTCGGAGAATCAGTTTCTGCCGCTGGATACCCTGGTGACCGAAATACAGGACCGACTTGCCCACGGCGGCTGA
- a CDS encoding thymidylate synthase: protein MDNYLKLLNHIVEHGEQRGDRTGTGTLSVFGHQMRFDLGQSFPLLTTKKLHLRSIIHELLWFLRGEDNIQYLKENRVSIWDEWADEDGNLGPIYGYQWRSWPDYSGGHVDQIARVLHDIRHNPDSRRHIVSAWNVAQIDQMALPPCHTLFQFYVAGGRLSCQLYQRSADVFLGVPFNIASYALLTMMVAQVSGLKPGDFVHTLGDAHLYLNHLDQAREQLKRDPRALPTMSLNPDVDDLFAFRFEDFTLEHYEPHPHIKAPIAV, encoded by the coding sequence ATGGACAACTACCTCAAGCTTCTCAATCACATCGTTGAACACGGCGAACAGCGGGGGGACCGCACCGGCACGGGGACCCTCAGTGTTTTTGGCCACCAGATGCGTTTCGATCTCGGCCAGAGTTTTCCCCTGCTGACCACCAAAAAACTGCATCTGAGGTCCATCATTCACGAGCTGCTGTGGTTCCTGCGCGGTGAGGACAACATCCAATACCTCAAAGAAAACCGGGTCTCGATCTGGGACGAATGGGCGGATGAGGACGGCAACCTGGGGCCGATATACGGCTATCAGTGGCGAAGCTGGCCGGACTACAGCGGCGGTCATGTCGATCAGATCGCCCGGGTGCTGCACGACATCCGTCACAACCCCGATTCCCGGCGCCATATCGTCAGCGCCTGGAATGTGGCCCAGATCGACCAGATGGCGCTGCCGCCCTGCCATACGCTCTTTCAGTTTTATGTGGCCGGTGGTCGCCTGTCGTGTCAGCTGTATCAGCGCTCGGCCGACGTATTTCTTGGCGTGCCGTTCAACATTGCTTCCTACGCGCTGCTGACGATGATGGTGGCCCAGGTCAGCGGCCTTAAGCCAGGCGATTTTGTTCACACGCTGGGTGACGCCCACCTGTACCTCAATCACCTGGATCAGGCCCGGGAGCAGCTGAAGCGTGACCCGCGAGCCCTGCCGACGATGTCACTGAACCCGGATGTGGACGATCTTTTTGCTTTCCGTTTCGAGGACTTCACGCTCGAACACTACGAGCCGCATCCTCACATCAAGGCGCCGATTGCGGTGTAG
- the prmC gene encoding peptide chain release factor N(5)-glutamine methyltransferase gives MPTAAELLAAAGAQDRLSAERLLAHRLGRPRSWLYAHGEKPVPAAAAEGLRGDLTRLRQGEPLAYLLGSWEFYSLPLKVTTDTLVPRPETELLVEAVLDLTESTWDGTLVDLGTGSGAIAVAVAAHRPAAKITAVDISGPALAVARENFDRHGCSRIETLQGSWWEPLGDRLFDVVVSNPPYVMPGDPRMTTRGEPELALLGGSDGLEAYRQLAEGLPQHLHRGGSLLLEHGLDQRQVLSELFAPGFEHLDTIDDHAGHPRVIRALGYRGAVS, from the coding sequence TTGCCCACGGCGGCTGAACTGCTGGCCGCTGCGGGTGCTCAGGACCGGCTGAGCGCTGAAAGGCTGCTGGCCCATCGGCTGGGCCGGCCCCGCAGCTGGCTGTACGCGCACGGTGAGAAGCCGGTTCCCGCGGCAGCCGCTGAAGGGCTGCGGGGCGATTTAACCAGGCTGCGACAAGGTGAACCACTGGCTTACCTGCTCGGCAGCTGGGAGTTTTATTCGCTGCCGCTTAAGGTCACGACCGATACGCTGGTCCCACGGCCGGAAACCGAGCTGCTGGTGGAAGCGGTGCTGGATCTTACGGAATCCACCTGGGATGGCACCCTCGTTGATCTGGGCACCGGCAGTGGCGCCATTGCGGTGGCCGTGGCGGCCCACCGACCGGCGGCAAAAATCACCGCGGTGGATATCTCCGGCCCGGCGCTGGCGGTGGCGCGCGAGAACTTTGATCGACACGGCTGTTCCCGAATCGAGACCCTGCAGGGGTCGTGGTGGGAGCCCCTCGGCGATCGCCTTTTTGACGTGGTCGTGTCCAACCCGCCCTACGTGATGCCCGGCGACCCGCGCATGACCACTCGCGGCGAGCCCGAGCTGGCGCTGCTGGGTGGCAGCGACGGTCTGGAGGCCTATCGTCAGCTTGCTGAGGGCCTACCTCAACATCTCCACCGCGGCGGCAGCTTGCTGCTGGAGCACGGCCTGGATCAGCGACAGGTATTGTCGGAACTGTTTGCGCCGGGGTTTGAGCACCTGGACACCATCGACGACCACGCCGGTCATCCGCGGGTAATACGAGCGCTTGGCTACCGAGGGGCGGTGTCGTGA